From Cydia fagiglandana chromosome 24, ilCydFagi1.1, whole genome shotgun sequence, a single genomic window includes:
- the LOC134676367 gene encoding zinc finger protein 883-like — MVTLKDCGDIGCGCGLDGAQLVRAAPGPAGYSYKSEREIDISIGPNSRSCTSIGLKGRKRNAFATLYFNIRTLLHNSIVEPGSQAAIMEASGVSVEFVRVKEEPVWEHSPDELTGPSEHAVLLPEQIKIEIEFEEQRPLRVKEELCETKPVEAPAVKLEVTPELSGINQPVVIKREPEPPEAVGSPPTSPPDESEVASAGAAGDRQTDDIKDRQTGTYVCDTCGNTYQQIHYLIQHIQRKACSHTAEKSYSCDTCGNRFATRSSLNQHRHTHASTKPYSCETCGKQFTMLSYLKAHERRHVGEKPYSCDICQKAFAKVSDVEKHKRIHTGDKPYFCEDCNKKFSHLSDLNKHKRTHTGERPYSCDVCNKKFKISTHLNTHKRIHTGNKPYTCDSCNKQFYDEASLSMHKRVHTGEKPFSCDICEKEFTRNSSLITHRRIHTHVFFCEICKKNFKQLANLKKHSKRHSREKATKLKGSKKASPEVIEII; from the exons ATGGTGACATTGAAAGATTGTGGTGACATTGGGTGTGGGTGCGGGCTCGATGGTGCGCAGCTTGTACGTGCGGCGCCCGGCCCAGCAG GATACAGCTATAAGTCAGAGCGAGAAATAGATATTTCGATCGGACCAAACTCGCGGTCATGCACGTCCATAGGCTTGAAAGGTCGCAAGCGCAACGCATTCGCAACG ttatattttaatataaggaCATTGTTACACAATTCCATAGTTGAACCCGGATCGCAAGCCGCTATAATGGAGGCAAGTGGTGTGTCCGTGGAGTTTGTCCGGGTGAAGGAAGAGCCTGTGTGGGAGCATAGTCCAGACGAGCTGACGGGACCCTCGGAGCATGCTGTATTGCTGCCTGAACAGA TAAAAATCGAAATTGAATTTGAAGAGCAAAGACCACTGCGTGTGAAGGAAGAGTTGTGTGAAACCAAACCTGTGGAGGCGCCGGCAGTGAAGCTTGAAGTGACTCCTGAACTTTCCG GTATAAACCAACCAGTTGTCATCAAACGGGAGCCCGAACCCCCAGAGGCAGTAGGATCGCCGCCCACCAGCCCTCCGGACGAATCAGAAGTCGCGAGCGCCGGAGCGGCTGGCGACCGACAGACGGACGACATTAAAGACCGACAAACAGGGACCTACGTTTGCGACACCTGCGGCAACACATACCAACAAATACACTACCTAATCCAGCACATTCAAAGAAAAGCTTGCAGTCACACTGCAGAGAAATCCTACTCCTGCGATACATGCGGAAACAGATTCGCAACCAGATCTAGTTTGAACCAACATAGGCACACACACGCCAGTACAAAGCCGTATTCGTGTGAAACTTGTGGGAAACAGTTTACTATGTTAAGTTATTTAAAAGCTCATGAACGAAGGCACGTCGGTGAAAAACCATACAGTTGCGATATATGCCAAAAAGCTTTCGCGAAAGTGAGTGATGTGGAAAAGCATAAACGTATCCATACAGGCGATAAGCCGTACTTCTGTGAGGATTGTAATAAGAAGTTCTCGCATTTGAGTgatttaaataaacataaacgaACTCACACTGGAGAGAGACCATACTCATGCGACGTTTGTAATAAGAAGTTTAAGATTTCAACTCATTTAAATACACATAAGCGAATCCATACTGGTAATAAACCGTATACATGTGACTCGTGTAACAAGCAGTTTTACGATGAGGCCTCTTTAAGTATGCATAAACGGGTTCACACTGGGGAAAAACCATTCTCGTGCGATATATGTGAAAAGGAATTTACGCGCAACAGCAGTTTAATCACTCATAGACGAATTCATACGCATGTGTTTTTTTGCGAAATATGTAAAAAGAATTTCAAGCAATTAGCTAATTTAAAGAAACATTCTAAAAGACATTCTCGAGAAAAGGCAACTAAACTAAAAGGTAGTAAAAAGGCATCTCCTGAAGTTATAGAAATCATATAG